One Methylophilus sp. TWE2 DNA segment encodes these proteins:
- a CDS encoding co-chaperone GroES, with amino-acid sequence MNIRPLHDRVIVKRAAEERTTASGIVIPDSATEKPDQGVVQAVGNGKKDENGKAIALDVKVGDKVLFGKYSGQTVKVNGEELLVMREEDIMAIVE; translated from the coding sequence ATGAACATTCGTCCGTTGCACGACCGTGTAATTGTTAAACGCGCTGCTGAAGAGCGCACTACTGCTTCTGGCATTGTGATCCCTGACAGTGCAACCGAGAAACCAGACCAAGGTGTGGTTCAGGCAGTTGGCAATGGCAAAAAAGATGAAAACGGCAAGGCAATTGCCTTGGACGTGAAGGTCGGCGACAAAGTATTGTTCGGCAAATACTCCGGCCAAACAGTGAAAGTCAACGGCGAAGAGCTGTTGGTCATGCGCGAAGAAGACATTATGGCGATTGTTGAGTAA
- the secB gene encoding protein-export chaperone SecB, whose translation MAQDSQNQTEQNAAPIFSIEKLYVHDASIEVPNAPAIFTERTTPQINVELGNSAQQIEDGIFNVSIKVTVTAKIEDKTAFLVEVNQSGIFAIRNVPQENMEPILAVACPNILFPYAREAISDMVTRAGFMPVLLNPINFEALYLQQQQQAAQAAGAPN comes from the coding sequence ATGGCTCAGGATTCACAGAACCAAACAGAACAGAACGCAGCGCCCATTTTCAGCATTGAAAAATTGTACGTACATGACGCTTCGATTGAAGTGCCTAATGCGCCTGCCATTTTCACTGAGCGTACCACACCGCAAATCAATGTGGAGCTGGGCAACAGCGCGCAGCAGATCGAAGACGGCATTTTCAACGTGTCTATTAAAGTGACCGTGACGGCCAAAATAGAAGACAAGACAGCGTTCCTGGTTGAAGTTAACCAGTCCGGCATTTTTGCGATCCGTAACGTGCCACAAGAAAACATGGAGCCTATCCTGGCCGTGGCTTGCCCTAACATCCTGTTCCCATATGCACGTGAAGCGATTTCCGATATGGTCACCCGTGCAGGCTTTATGCCGGTATTGTTGAACCCGATCAACTTCGAAGCACTGTACCTGCAACAGCAACAACAAGCCGCACAAGCTGCTGGTGCGCCTAACTAA
- a CDS encoding SdiA-regulated domain-containing protein: MKFLRPRMAKAGLAFSLLAGLLATLYMIKAEALVWHVWHQLHPTDHHGLDLAQYQVSIEAKPLSGYKNLSGITFNRETGTLFAVLNDMGKIIELTTDGVPLREISVQGVDDLEGITHIERDYFAVADERQSQLLLLNIGPETREVSINDAKLFRLGLNERGNKNFEGVSWDSLHHRLIVVKERDPKYVISVTGLYQTEQTQLNGVVVERMPQYDQAIKWVMRDLSEVSHHAQSGHLFLLSDESKLLKQFDESGQPMGSLALWKGFHALHKSIPQPEGVTLDDAGNIYVVSEPNLFYVFKPQSKRPV; the protein is encoded by the coding sequence ATGAAGTTTCTAAGGCCGCGCATGGCTAAAGCCGGTTTGGCATTCAGTTTACTGGCAGGCTTGCTGGCAACGCTTTACATGATCAAAGCCGAGGCGCTGGTGTGGCACGTGTGGCATCAATTACATCCGACAGATCATCACGGGCTTGATCTGGCACAGTATCAAGTCTCGATAGAGGCCAAGCCGCTATCTGGTTATAAAAACTTATCTGGGATTACATTTAATCGCGAAACCGGTACCCTTTTCGCCGTCTTGAACGATATGGGTAAGATTATTGAGTTAACTACTGATGGTGTGCCTTTGCGTGAGATCAGTGTCCAAGGTGTCGATGACCTTGAGGGGATTACGCATATTGAGCGAGATTACTTTGCGGTTGCAGATGAGCGTCAAAGTCAACTTTTGCTACTGAATATTGGTCCGGAAACGAGGGAAGTGTCGATCAATGATGCTAAATTATTCCGTTTGGGGCTGAATGAACGGGGAAATAAGAATTTTGAAGGCGTGTCTTGGGACAGCTTGCATCATCGCCTGATTGTCGTCAAAGAGCGTGATCCAAAATACGTCATTTCAGTCACCGGCCTCTATCAAACCGAGCAAACACAGCTTAATGGGGTCGTGGTTGAGCGCATGCCTCAATATGACCAGGCGATCAAATGGGTGATGCGTGACTTGTCAGAAGTATCGCATCACGCACAGTCTGGGCACCTGTTTTTGCTCAGTGACGAATCAAAACTGTTAAAGCAGTTTGACGAATCAGGGCAACCCATGGGGTCGTTGGCCTTATGGAAAGGGTTCCATGCTTTGCATAAAAGCATACCGCAACCTGAAGGGGTCACTTTGGACGACGCAGGAAATATTTACGTCGTCAGCGAGCCTAACCTCTTTTATGTGTTCAAGCCGCAGTCCAAGCGACCAGTTTAA
- a CDS encoding FKBP-type peptidyl-prolyl cis-trans isomerase encodes MANQLDTLIQRLSYIVGENMAHQLRNDGLDIDPTALALAISDVMSGSPSRLSDAEKRSTIEEVQKYSQEKQRAAHAEKSAKNQAEGAAYLAENAKKEGVSTTASGLQYKELVAGNGAKPTTQDRVKVHYHGTLTDGTVFDSSYERGEPIVFPVTGVIAGWVEGLQLMNVGSKFELTIPSNLAYGVNGSGPVIGPDATLVFQVELLAIE; translated from the coding sequence ATGGCAAACCAGTTAGATACTTTAATCCAGCGCTTGAGTTATATCGTTGGTGAAAACATGGCGCACCAGCTTAGAAACGACGGCCTGGATATTGATCCAACGGCATTAGCGCTGGCGATTTCCGATGTGATGTCAGGTTCGCCTTCGCGTTTATCCGATGCTGAAAAACGCAGCACGATTGAGGAAGTACAAAAATATAGCCAGGAAAAACAACGCGCCGCGCATGCTGAAAAATCTGCTAAAAACCAGGCTGAAGGCGCCGCCTACCTGGCAGAGAATGCTAAAAAAGAAGGGGTGAGCACGACAGCCAGCGGCTTGCAGTATAAAGAGTTGGTGGCAGGCAATGGGGCCAAACCCACCACTCAAGACCGCGTTAAGGTGCATTACCACGGCACCCTGACAGACGGTACCGTGTTTGACAGCTCTTACGAGCGTGGCGAGCCTATCGTTTTCCCGGTCACCGGTGTGATTGCAGGCTGGGTAGAAGGCTTACAGTTGATGAATGTGGGTAGCAAATTTGAACTGACCATTCCATCCAACCTGGCTTATGGCGTAAATGGCAGCGGTCCTGTGATTGGCCCGGATGCTACGCTGGTATTTCAAGTTGAATTATTGGCAATTGAATAA
- a CDS encoding murein hydrolase activator EnvC, protein MSEFSIFALSKQSSRWTSCCTVCLCLWLGILALPASAAANDKAETTKGDLEQVKEKIQQLANALKASRVAKQDAHEALKASETAISASRKKLREIQDAQQENRSKLQDLQKQLSLLQRQVNQQRNTLSEQLNQQYRHGNNSPLQMLLQQQDPANTTRNLKYLGYLTAAHQQQIQSLQDNQEAIARVRAATTEQLHETERLANQYSETTQKLEGEKSRRTEALNELSKQIETQEQQMVRLKKDEEALSQLFQRLLAEAKKREQEALAKAKREKAAAAKRAAELARKKKSAGRTFERSPQTNVEDNESTSSSTVIAKNETLPEYSASKENFAQLRGRLRLPVRGDVINRFGTARADTGVSWKGIFIRAKEGSEVKSVAGGQVVFADWMRGFGNLIVIDHGNGYMSLYGNNEALYKSSGQAVKTGDTIAAVGNSGGNAENGVYYELRRNSVPFDPLQWSTVK, encoded by the coding sequence ATGTCTGAGTTCAGCATTTTCGCCCTGTCCAAGCAGTCCTCAAGATGGACCTCCTGCTGCACCGTTTGCCTCTGTCTATGGCTGGGCATCTTAGCCCTGCCTGCGAGTGCCGCAGCAAACGATAAAGCGGAGACAACTAAAGGCGATCTGGAGCAGGTCAAAGAAAAAATACAGCAATTGGCCAATGCGCTCAAAGCTTCCCGCGTCGCAAAACAGGATGCGCACGAGGCCTTGAAAGCCTCTGAAACGGCGATCAGCGCCTCGCGCAAAAAACTGCGTGAGATCCAGGATGCACAACAGGAAAACCGCAGCAAACTGCAGGACCTGCAAAAGCAGTTATCGCTGTTGCAGCGCCAGGTCAACCAGCAGCGCAATACGCTGAGTGAACAACTCAACCAGCAATACCGTCACGGCAACAACAGCCCCTTGCAAATGCTGTTGCAACAGCAGGACCCTGCTAACACTACACGCAACCTCAAATATCTGGGGTACCTGACCGCAGCACACCAGCAACAAATTCAATCACTGCAAGACAACCAGGAAGCCATCGCGCGTGTCCGTGCAGCCACGACCGAACAGCTACATGAAACCGAACGACTGGCAAACCAATATAGCGAAACGACGCAAAAGTTAGAAGGCGAGAAATCGCGTCGTACGGAGGCACTCAACGAGCTGTCTAAACAGATTGAAACGCAAGAGCAACAGATGGTACGCCTGAAAAAAGACGAAGAGGCGTTGTCACAACTGTTCCAGCGCTTGCTGGCGGAAGCGAAAAAGCGTGAACAGGAAGCGCTGGCAAAAGCCAAACGCGAAAAAGCAGCAGCGGCGAAACGTGCAGCGGAACTGGCCCGTAAGAAAAAGTCTGCAGGCCGTACCTTTGAACGCTCACCGCAAACCAATGTTGAGGACAACGAGAGCACCTCTTCCAGCACCGTCATCGCCAAAAATGAAACCTTACCTGAATACAGCGCCAGCAAAGAAAATTTTGCCCAACTGCGCGGACGCTTGCGTTTGCCAGTACGTGGCGATGTGATTAACCGTTTTGGAACTGCGCGCGCCGACACTGGTGTCAGCTGGAAAGGCATTTTTATCCGCGCCAAAGAAGGTAGCGAGGTGAAGTCTGTGGCAGGCGGCCAGGTGGTATTTGCTGACTGGATGCGTGGTTTTGGCAACCTCATTGTGATTGACCATGGGAATGGTTACATGAGCCTGTATGGCAATAACGAAGCCTTGTACAAATCGTCAGGGCAAGCCGTTAAAACTGGCGACACCATTGCAGCAGTAGGTAACAGTGGCGGTAACGCAGAAAATGGCGTTTATTATGAATTACGCCGTAACAGTGTCCCTTTTGATCCCTTGCAGTGGAGTACTGTCAAATAG
- the gpmI gene encoding 2,3-bisphosphoglycerate-independent phosphoglycerate mutase yields the protein MPIKPVILLILDGFGHSETVEFNAVLQANTPNLDRLRASYPHSLINASEHYVGLPDGQMGNSEVGHLNIGAGRIVFQDFERINNSIQTGEFFQLPALVNALQDLKANDKALHILGLLSDGGVHSYQPHIHAMLNMAKQQGLSKVYVHAFLDGRDTPPKSAQPYLQALEDHLKTLGVGKVASVGGRFYGMDRDKRWERVSVAYELLVNGLADHVAPDSLTALQQAYARDESDEFVKCTAIRAANDAPIRMEDGDCLVFMNFRSDRARQLTDALLNQQFSGFARSRIPHFSHYFTLTQYDKNQTLAEPIFAPYTVPNTFGEYVSKLGLKQLRIAETEKYPHVTFFFNGGEETVFDGEDRILVPSPKVATYDLQPEMSAPEVTDKLVAAIESGQYQAVICNYANGDMVGHTGNLQAAIKAVETLDTCIGRVVAAAQKIGAEVIITADHGNAESMFDHASDQAHTQHTTNLVPFIYIGRPGSIAAGGALSDIAPTLLSLMGIPQPSEMTGKNLITLNANA from the coding sequence ATGCCTATCAAACCTGTTATTTTGCTGATTCTCGATGGTTTTGGTCACAGCGAGACCGTTGAATTCAATGCCGTCCTGCAAGCGAACACGCCCAACCTGGACAGACTGAGAGCGTCGTACCCGCATAGCTTGATCAATGCCTCTGAACACTACGTCGGTCTGCCTGACGGACAAATGGGCAACTCAGAAGTGGGCCATTTGAATATTGGGGCGGGACGTATCGTCTTTCAAGACTTCGAGCGCATCAATAACAGCATACAAACCGGTGAGTTTTTCCAGTTACCCGCACTGGTGAATGCCCTGCAAGACCTCAAAGCAAACGACAAAGCCCTGCACATCCTCGGCCTGTTGTCTGATGGCGGCGTACACAGCTACCAGCCACACATTCACGCTATGCTCAATATGGCCAAACAGCAAGGCCTGAGCAAAGTGTATGTGCATGCCTTCCTGGATGGCCGTGACACACCGCCAAAGAGCGCACAACCTTACCTGCAAGCACTCGAGGATCACCTGAAAACCCTTGGCGTAGGCAAAGTGGCCTCTGTGGGTGGCCGTTTCTATGGCATGGACAGGGACAAACGCTGGGAGCGTGTGTCGGTCGCTTATGAGTTGCTGGTCAATGGCCTTGCAGACCATGTTGCACCCGATAGCCTCACGGCATTACAACAGGCTTATGCGCGTGATGAGAGTGACGAGTTTGTCAAATGCACCGCCATCCGCGCCGCTAATGACGCCCCGATCCGCATGGAGGACGGTGACTGCCTGGTGTTTATGAACTTCAGGAGTGACCGCGCCCGCCAATTGACTGACGCCTTGCTCAACCAGCAATTTAGCGGTTTTGCCCGTAGCCGCATCCCTCACTTCAGCCACTACTTTACGCTGACCCAGTATGACAAAAACCAGACGCTGGCCGAACCGATTTTTGCCCCCTACACGGTTCCTAATACGTTTGGTGAGTATGTCTCCAAGCTTGGCCTCAAACAGCTACGTATCGCCGAAACTGAAAAATATCCACACGTGACATTTTTCTTTAATGGCGGTGAAGAAACGGTATTTGATGGTGAAGACCGCATCCTGGTCCCTTCGCCAAAAGTCGCCACTTACGACTTGCAACCTGAAATGAGCGCACCAGAAGTCACCGACAAACTGGTCGCCGCCATTGAGTCAGGGCAATACCAGGCGGTGATATGCAACTATGCCAATGGCGACATGGTAGGCCATACCGGCAACCTGCAAGCGGCGATTAAAGCCGTGGAAACACTGGATACCTGTATTGGCCGTGTGGTAGCCGCTGCGCAGAAAATAGGTGCAGAAGTGATTATTACCGCAGACCACGGCAATGCAGAAAGCATGTTTGACCATGCCAGCGATCAGGCACACACGCAGCATACCACCAACCTGGTGCCGTTTATTTATATTGGCCGCCCAGGCAGCATTGCTGCAGGTGGTGCGCTTTCTGATATTGCGCCGACGTTGCTGTCACTGATGGGCATTCCCCAACCTTCAGAAATGACTGGCAAGAACCTGATTACCCTCAATGCAAACGCTTAA
- the grxC gene encoding glutaredoxin 3, translating into MAKVVMYTSAVCPYCMNAERLLKNKGVTEIEKIRVDLQPELRAEMMEKTGRRTVPQIFIGDHHVGGFDDLHALDVQGGLDPLLAA; encoded by the coding sequence ATGGCTAAAGTCGTAATGTATACCTCAGCAGTCTGCCCATACTGCATGAATGCGGAGCGCTTGCTCAAAAACAAGGGCGTGACCGAGATTGAAAAAATCCGTGTCGATTTGCAGCCTGAACTGCGTGCTGAAATGATGGAGAAAACTGGCCGCCGCACGGTACCGCAGATATTTATCGGTGACCATCATGTGGGCGGTTTTGATGACCTGCATGCGCTGGATGTGCAGGGTGGGCTGGATCCATTGCTGGCCGCATAG
- a CDS encoding DUF6883 domain-containing protein, with protein sequence MEETTGPFAFFFDSKHHDCDEHFYGPPCTSKIMDALAECGSEISTQITRGDLLLHYFAYQISAVRSERTGKNDLLTVGHTLTANQELYRLLLCDFTDSLKAYWHTVNTVNFMFQLPKNHIWTIVLPTVPLSVAQRIDQKVKSFGPYLGASYVDMGNPLHSKVFQFPAGLYFQNGKFYSDSEEITSLYSHSVETVIIDESNYYELEMPRLLQPLELSERGKLSLERMQGRNFETHAIKLAKALMEYLNKNSNPDAISFNAASGHSNFEPVCDERKIRDYLLNPDHIEGGPKAKFFTETLGITRDDWRYLTDQIINAVKTVPAFTVRKSPHGISHSAVIEIIGRNNRTALIKTAWIVRENEPPRFVTAIPFSEDLDFEFQVPAQNISPVGLHGDELYEDIYKRANTAGLKAAENCVPIPMVIEGYGPVFGGECGDAWVTIPNDEAGMKAWLKSNNIGTKDYKLGWRVDGNLEQFQPSKGEFWTLQAIAPKEAYARAFCKVLNDNNIKCNVFTLLD encoded by the coding sequence ATGGAAGAAACTACGGGACCATTCGCATTTTTCTTTGATTCTAAACACCATGATTGCGATGAGCATTTTTACGGTCCGCCTTGCACATCAAAAATAATGGATGCTCTTGCAGAATGCGGAAGTGAAATCAGTACTCAAATTACCCGAGGAGATCTGCTTCTTCATTATTTTGCATATCAGATATCTGCTGTTAGATCTGAAAGAACAGGGAAAAATGATCTACTTACGGTGGGACATACTCTAACGGCGAATCAAGAGTTGTATCGTTTATTACTTTGTGACTTCACAGACTCTTTGAAAGCTTATTGGCATACTGTAAACACTGTTAACTTTATGTTTCAGTTACCTAAGAATCACATTTGGACAATAGTGCTTCCCACAGTCCCTCTTTCCGTTGCACAACGTATTGATCAAAAAGTAAAAAGTTTTGGTCCTTATTTAGGCGCTTCATATGTAGATATGGGCAATCCTCTTCATTCAAAAGTATTTCAATTTCCAGCAGGATTATATTTTCAAAATGGAAAGTTTTATTCAGACAGTGAAGAAATAACATCGCTTTATAGTCACAGCGTTGAGACTGTAATTATTGATGAATCTAATTATTATGAGCTGGAGATGCCACGACTATTACAGCCATTGGAACTCAGCGAGCGTGGTAAATTGAGTCTTGAGAGAATGCAAGGAAGAAATTTTGAGACTCACGCAATCAAATTAGCAAAAGCATTAATGGAGTATTTAAATAAAAATTCTAATCCAGATGCTATTTCGTTTAACGCTGCCAGTGGGCATTCGAATTTCGAGCCAGTTTGTGATGAAAGAAAAATTAGGGATTATCTCCTTAACCCAGATCATATTGAAGGGGGGCCAAAAGCTAAGTTCTTCACTGAAACGTTAGGAATTACTAGGGATGACTGGAGGTATTTAACTGATCAAATTATTAATGCTGTTAAAACCGTTCCCGCATTCACTGTTAGAAAGAGTCCTCATGGGATTAGTCACAGCGCTGTAATTGAAATAATTGGAAGGAATAACCGTACAGCTTTAATAAAAACTGCCTGGATAGTAAGAGAAAATGAACCACCACGTTTTGTTACAGCAATTCCATTTTCTGAGGATTTAGATTTTGAATTCCAGGTGCCGGCTCAAAATATTTCGCCTGTTGGGTTACATGGGGATGAGTTATATGAAGATATCTATAAAAGAGCAAACACGGCGGGTTTGAAAGCAGCTGAAAACTGTGTACCTATACCTATGGTTATAGAGGGCTATGGTCCTGTATTTGGAGGTGAATGTGGCGATGCTTGGGTTACGATTCCAAATGATGAAGCTGGTATGAAAGCCTGGCTTAAGAGCAATAATATTGGAACGAAAGACTATAAATTGGGATGGAGAGTGGATGGTAATTTAGAGCAGTTTCAACCAAGTAAAGGAGAGTTCTGGACTCTTCAGGCAATCGCTCCAAAAGAAGCATACGCTAGAGCATTTTGCAAAGTTCTAAATGATAATAATATCAAATGCAATGTATTTACATTGCTAGATTAG
- the groL gene encoding chaperonin GroEL (60 kDa chaperone family; promotes refolding of misfolded polypeptides especially under stressful conditions; forms two stacked rings of heptamers to form a barrel-shaped 14mer; ends can be capped by GroES; misfolded proteins enter the barrel where they are refolded when GroES binds), giving the protein MAAKDVRFGDDVRQKMVNGVNVLANAVRVTLGPKGRNVVLERSFGAPTITKDGVSVAKEIELKDKFENMGAQMVKEVASKTNDIAGDGTTTATVLAQAIIREGMKSVAAGMNPMDLKRGIDKAVEAAVADLKAQSKPCTTSKEIAQVGAISANSDTSVGQIIADAMDKVGKEGVITVEDGSGLSNELDVVEGMQFDRGYLSPYFINNPERQIALLDNPFVLLHDKKISNIRDLLPTLEQVAKAGRPLLIIAEDVDGEALATLVVNNIRGILKTTAVKAPGFGDRRKAMLEDIAILTGGTVISEEVGLKLEAVQLHDLGQAKRIEVGKENTIIIDGAGNEEAIKARIGQIKTQIEEASSDYDREKLQERVAKLAGGVAVIKVGATTEIEMKEKKARVEDALHATRAAVEEGIVAGGGVALIRAREAIAKVKGDNLDQDAGIKIVLRAVEEPLRQITQNAGVEPSVVVNNVAAGKGNYGYNAANETYGDMVEMGVLDPTKVTRSALQNAASVAGLMLTTDCMVAELPKEDAPAAPDMGGMGGMGGMM; this is encoded by the coding sequence ATGGCAGCTAAAGACGTAAGATTTGGTGATGACGTTCGCCAAAAAATGGTAAATGGCGTTAACGTATTGGCTAACGCAGTGCGTGTCACTTTGGGCCCTAAAGGCCGTAACGTGGTATTGGAGCGTTCTTTCGGCGCGCCAACCATCACTAAAGATGGTGTTTCAGTCGCTAAAGAAATCGAATTGAAAGACAAATTCGAAAACATGGGCGCACAGATGGTGAAAGAAGTCGCTTCTAAAACCAATGACATCGCTGGTGACGGTACAACAACTGCGACCGTATTGGCACAAGCGATCATCCGCGAAGGCATGAAATCTGTGGCTGCGGGCATGAACCCGATGGACCTGAAGCGCGGTATCGACAAAGCGGTTGAAGCAGCTGTTGCTGACCTGAAAGCACAATCCAAACCCTGTACGACCAGCAAAGAAATCGCTCAAGTAGGCGCTATTTCTGCTAACTCTGACACTTCTGTTGGCCAAATCATTGCTGATGCGATGGACAAAGTAGGCAAAGAAGGCGTGATCACTGTTGAAGACGGTTCTGGCCTCAGCAACGAGCTGGACGTGGTTGAAGGCATGCAGTTTGACCGTGGTTACCTGTCCCCTTACTTCATCAACAACCCAGAGCGTCAAATCGCGTTGCTGGACAACCCATTCGTATTGTTGCACGACAAGAAAATCTCCAACATCCGTGACTTGCTGCCAACCCTGGAGCAAGTAGCGAAAGCGGGCCGTCCATTGCTGATCATCGCTGAAGATGTTGATGGCGAAGCCTTGGCAACGTTGGTAGTGAACAACATCCGTGGCATCCTGAAAACCACCGCTGTGAAAGCGCCTGGTTTTGGTGACCGTCGTAAAGCCATGTTGGAAGACATCGCTATTTTGACTGGCGGTACTGTGATTTCTGAAGAAGTCGGCCTGAAACTGGAAGCCGTACAACTGCACGATCTGGGCCAAGCTAAACGCATCGAAGTGGGTAAAGAAAACACCATCATTATCGACGGCGCAGGTAACGAAGAAGCGATCAAAGCGCGTATCGGTCAGATCAAAACTCAAATCGAAGAAGCGTCTAGCGACTACGACCGTGAAAAACTGCAAGAGCGCGTAGCCAAACTGGCTGGCGGTGTTGCCGTGATCAAGGTTGGCGCGACAACCGAAATCGAAATGAAAGAGAAAAAAGCCCGCGTGGAAGATGCATTGCACGCAACACGTGCTGCGGTTGAAGAAGGGATCGTGGCTGGTGGTGGCGTAGCACTGATTCGTGCTCGCGAGGCAATTGCCAAAGTGAAAGGTGACAACCTGGATCAAGATGCTGGTATCAAAATCGTATTGCGTGCAGTTGAAGAGCCACTGCGTCAAATCACGCAAAACGCTGGTGTTGAGCCATCTGTAGTAGTGAACAATGTGGCTGCTGGTAAAGGCAACTACGGTTATAACGCTGCCAACGAAACCTATGGTGACATGGTTGAAATGGGCGTATTGGACCCAACTAAAGTCACGCGCTCTGCACTGCAAAACGCAGCTTCTGTGGCTGGCTTGATGTTGACTACTGACTGCATGGTCGCTGAACTGCCTAAAGAAGATGCACCTGCTGCGCCGGATATGGGCGGGATGGGTGGCATGGGCGGCATGATGTAA
- a CDS encoding NAD(P)H-dependent glycerol-3-phosphate dehydrogenase has translation MSKVAVLGAGAWGTALAMHIALQHEVVLWARNSGHVSGMRKARANPLYLGDFAFPEKLSVEDDLAAAIDGADLILSVVPTAGFRPILQQLKALGITQPLIWANKGLEPQTAKLPFEVAQEELGADYPWGVLSGPSFAAELVRGLPTAITLAANHRELAQQAAQLIHGGCLRVYDSTDVVGASVGGAVKNVMAIASGISDGMGFGNNARAAMITRGLAEITRFGMALGAKAETFMGLAGAGDLILTCTGQYSRNREVGLQLASGKSLESILAGLGHVAEGVNTAREVMRRAETIHVEMPITFEVNQLLTNQKTAQEAVSALLGRGQRQESV, from the coding sequence ATGAGTAAGGTTGCAGTTCTTGGAGCCGGTGCCTGGGGCACTGCGCTCGCCATGCATATCGCGCTACAGCACGAAGTTGTGCTGTGGGCGCGTAACAGCGGCCATGTTTCCGGTATGCGTAAAGCGCGTGCCAACCCGCTCTATCTCGGTGACTTTGCATTCCCTGAAAAACTCTCGGTAGAAGATGATCTGGCGGCTGCGATTGATGGCGCCGATTTGATTTTATCCGTTGTACCTACGGCCGGGTTCCGGCCTATCTTGCAACAGCTCAAAGCTTTGGGTATTACACAGCCCTTGATCTGGGCCAATAAAGGTCTTGAACCCCAAACGGCCAAGCTGCCTTTTGAAGTGGCACAGGAAGAGCTGGGTGCTGATTATCCATGGGGCGTATTAAGCGGCCCCAGCTTTGCAGCTGAGCTGGTACGTGGCTTGCCGACGGCGATTACCTTGGCTGCCAATCACCGCGAGCTAGCGCAGCAAGCGGCACAGCTCATACACGGTGGCTGTCTGCGCGTCTACGATAGCACCGATGTGGTCGGCGCTTCTGTCGGTGGTGCGGTGAAAAACGTGATGGCGATTGCCTCCGGGATCTCAGATGGCATGGGTTTTGGCAACAATGCACGTGCGGCCATGATCACGCGCGGGCTGGCAGAAATCACCCGCTTTGGCATGGCACTCGGCGCCAAAGCGGAGACCTTTATGGGGCTGGCTGGGGCAGGTGACCTGATCCTGACCTGTACCGGTCAATATTCGCGTAATCGTGAGGTCGGTTTGCAACTGGCTTCAGGCAAGTCTCTTGAAAGTATCCTCGCCGGTTTGGGCCATGTGGCAGAAGGCGTGAATACGGCGCGTGAAGTGATGCGCCGGGCTGAAACCATTCATGTTGAAATGCCGATTACCTTTGAAGTCAATCAATTATTGACCAACCAAAAGACTGCGCAAGAGGCTGTCAGTGCCTTGCTCGGTCGCGGTCAGCGTCAAGAATCCGTTTAA
- a CDS encoding rhodanese-like domain-containing protein — protein MDFFKQNVLLIGLAIGSGLALLWPMLNRSSAGATVLSVTEAVVLMNRKSALVLDVREADEFAQGHLQGARNIPLSQLDARSKELEKFRDKPVLIVCQRGSRASKASKLLKAQNFSALNVLKGGMQAWQEANMPTGK, from the coding sequence GTGGATTTTTTTAAGCAAAATGTATTGTTGATCGGTTTGGCAATTGGCTCCGGACTGGCCTTGTTGTGGCCCATGCTGAATCGTTCGTCAGCTGGGGCGACTGTGCTTTCGGTCACTGAAGCAGTTGTACTGATGAACCGAAAATCTGCTTTGGTGCTGGATGTGCGTGAGGCGGACGAGTTTGCGCAAGGCCATTTGCAGGGTGCCCGCAATATACCGCTTTCGCAACTGGATGCACGCAGCAAGGAACTGGAAAAGTTTCGTGATAAACCCGTATTGATTGTCTGCCAGCGTGGCAGTCGCGCCAGCAAAGCGTCCAAATTACTCAAAGCGCAAAATTTCAGTGCATTGAATGTATTGAAAGGCGGCATGCAGGCCTGGCAGGAAGCCAACATGCCCACCGGCAAATAA